The following are encoded in a window of Glandiceps talaboti chromosome 5, keGlaTala1.1, whole genome shotgun sequence genomic DNA:
- the LOC144435719 gene encoding cytochrome b-245 chaperone 1-like, with product MTYMKVVTKNDRILHLAREPSVRSWSIFVGILSVGLGAAYFSVDSFLWSLSYIVGCLIIAATNLEEWEDCIFDKDKQEARMKKFNLMHKILLPFREQRQVVVGLSEIVSVKVKEEEVKYTGKGFFIVLVCESGFVLPITDSCFVGDKSSHVTLCDLIKSFLKLDQTSDFGDNFGYEDDISSSDDSDDSIEEETTDDQLNSYTVQNESSENIEFESKG from the exons ATGACTTACATGAAAGTTGTGACGAAGAATGACAGAATTTTACACCTTGCGAGAGAACCAAGTGTAAGATCATGGAGTATTTTCGTGG GTATTTTATCAGTCGGCCTAGGAGCAGCTTATTTCAGTGTTGATAGTTTTCTGTGGAGTTTAAGCTACATTGTCGGCTGTTTAATTATCGCTGCTACAAACCTAGAAGAATGGGAA GATTGCATTTTTGACAAGGACAAACAGGAAGCCAGAATGAAGAAATTTAATCTTATGCATAAAATATTGTTGCCATTTAGAGAACAAAGACAAG TGGTGGTAGGTTTGTCTGAGATTGTCAGTGTCAAAGTGAAGGAAGAAGAGGTAAAATATACTGGCAAAGGATTCTTTATTGTTTTGGTATGCGAGTCTGGTTTTGTTCTTCCAATCACTGACTCCTGCTTTGTTGGTGATAAAAG TTCACACGTGACATTATGTGACCTGATCAAATCGTTCCTCAAATTGGACCAAACGAGTGACTTTGGAGATAACTTTGGCTACGAAGACGACATATCGTCATCAGATGACAGTGATGATTCCATAGAGGAGGAAACAACAGATGACCAACTCAATTCATATACAGTGCAAAATGAATCAAGTGaaaatatagaatttgaatCTAAGGGATAA